A genomic segment from Candidatus Cybelea sp. encodes:
- a CDS encoding DHA2 family efflux MFS transporter permease subunit, producing MEYGVRRYLVVIGVMLAALLQTVDLTIVNVALPTIQGNLGATVDEGTWVLTGYVIANVIVIPMTPWLQLRFGRKNYFLASIAGFTLASVLCGMATSLVGLILFRVLQGAFGGGLLATAQVVLRETFPIEQLGTSQSIFALGTIVGPSVGPTLGGILVDNFSWPWIFDVNVVPGALAFFLLWRYMRDDGKRERAPVDVAGIGLLVVAVSCLQYVLDQGQHDDWFSDSMIVVCTWLAAGATAAFIWWELRVAQPIVDLRVIAKPAVAAALTIAAAYAAIIFPSLLLLPQFTVDNLGFTSTDAGLLIGARALPVLLLTIPVARLAGLPRFDLRWAIGGGLAVCGLGSVWLAQTLSTDSSFMTFAVPLIFIGSGAAFVYTPLLVATMRAVPPQAAAKAASFIVLFFQLGGSISSASVVAFLERRMQFHQTILAAQTALSRLPVAQFVQHGSLAQLAATVQAQAAALSYADAFLLTGVAALFVTPGVLLLARRQP from the coding sequence GTGGAGTACGGTGTGCGCCGCTACCTGGTCGTCATCGGGGTGATGCTCGCGGCGCTGCTCCAGACGGTCGATCTCACGATCGTCAACGTCGCGTTGCCCACGATTCAAGGCAACCTCGGCGCGACGGTCGACGAGGGCACCTGGGTGCTCACCGGTTACGTCATCGCTAACGTCATCGTGATTCCGATGACGCCGTGGCTGCAGTTGCGCTTCGGCCGTAAAAATTATTTTCTCGCGTCGATCGCCGGCTTCACGCTCGCATCGGTGCTTTGCGGGATGGCAACCTCGCTCGTCGGGTTAATTCTATTCCGGGTGCTGCAAGGCGCGTTCGGCGGCGGCCTGCTCGCGACCGCGCAGGTCGTGCTGCGCGAAACGTTCCCGATCGAACAGCTGGGGACGAGCCAGTCGATCTTCGCGCTCGGAACGATCGTCGGTCCCTCGGTTGGGCCAACGCTCGGCGGCATTCTCGTCGATAACTTCTCGTGGCCGTGGATCTTCGACGTAAACGTGGTTCCGGGTGCCCTTGCGTTCTTTCTCTTATGGCGCTACATGCGCGACGACGGGAAGCGCGAGCGCGCGCCGGTCGACGTCGCCGGCATCGGACTGCTCGTCGTAGCGGTCAGCTGCCTGCAGTACGTCCTCGATCAAGGACAGCACGACGATTGGTTCTCCGACTCGATGATCGTCGTTTGCACGTGGCTCGCCGCCGGTGCAACCGCGGCCTTCATCTGGTGGGAACTGCGCGTTGCGCAGCCGATCGTCGACCTGCGCGTCATCGCCAAACCGGCGGTTGCGGCAGCACTGACGATCGCAGCCGCCTATGCGGCGATCATCTTCCCGAGCCTGCTGCTGCTGCCCCAGTTCACCGTCGACAACCTCGGCTTCACCAGCACCGACGCCGGGCTGCTCATCGGCGCGCGCGCGCTGCCGGTCCTCCTCTTGACGATACCGGTAGCACGCCTCGCCGGCCTCCCGCGCTTCGATCTGCGCTGGGCGATCGGCGGTGGACTGGCGGTCTGCGGACTCGGCTCGGTTTGGCTGGCACAAACGCTCAGTACCGATAGCAGCTTCATGACCTTCGCCGTGCCGCTGATCTTCATCGGAAGCGGTGCGGCCTTCGTTTATACGCCGCTGTTGGTGGCGACGATGCGCGCGGTGCCGCCGCAAGCCGCTGCCAAGGCTGCGTCGTTCATCGTGCTCTTCTTTCAGCTCGGCGGTTCGATCTCGTCGGCCTCGGTCGTCGCCTTCCTCGAGCGCCGCATGCAGTTTCATCAGACGATTCTGGCCGCGCAGACCGCGCTGTCGCGGCTGCCCGTTGCGCAGTTCGTGCAGCATGGCAGCCTCGCACAGCTCGCGGCAACCGTCCAAGCTCAAGCAGCCGCGCTTTCTTATGCAGACGCATTTCTGCTGACCGGCGTCGCCGCGCTTTTCGTAACCCCCGGCGTACTGCTTCTCGCGCGCCGGCAACCATAG
- a CDS encoding alcohol dehydrogenase, with the protein MKAVQVSRPGGDFEIVEREIPQPACGQVRIRVLACGICHSDAVVKEGILPLAYPRVPGHEIAGTIDELGAGVTSWKKGERVGVGWHGGHDGTCPPCRRGDFMNCENMQICGVSYDGGYQEYMVAPVEALAHMPESLDPAQAAPLMCAGITTFNALRRSGALPPSLVAIQGIGGLGHLGIQFAQKLGYKVAAIGRGSENSTLATKLGASIYIDSVASNAVEELQKLGGAQVILTTAPSGKAMAGLVDGLGPNGVLLIVGASPDSIDVSPNQLISGRKRVAGWASGTPADSEDTLEFSQMTGIRPTIETYPLARAAEAYARTMSGKARFRVVLTT; encoded by the coding sequence ATGAAAGCGGTCCAAGTTTCTCGGCCCGGCGGCGATTTCGAAATCGTCGAACGGGAGATACCGCAGCCCGCTTGCGGACAGGTGAGAATCCGCGTGCTCGCGTGCGGTATCTGCCATAGCGACGCGGTCGTCAAAGAAGGCATCTTGCCGCTTGCGTATCCCCGCGTTCCCGGTCACGAGATTGCGGGCACGATCGACGAGCTGGGTGCCGGCGTAACTTCTTGGAAGAAAGGCGAGCGCGTCGGCGTCGGCTGGCACGGCGGCCACGACGGGACCTGCCCGCCCTGCCGGCGCGGCGACTTCATGAACTGCGAAAACATGCAGATCTGCGGCGTCAGCTACGACGGCGGTTATCAGGAGTATATGGTCGCGCCGGTCGAGGCCCTCGCGCACATGCCCGAATCGCTCGATCCGGCGCAGGCGGCGCCGCTGATGTGCGCCGGCATTACGACCTTCAACGCGCTGCGCCGCAGCGGAGCGCTGCCGCCTAGTCTCGTGGCGATACAAGGAATCGGCGGACTCGGGCACCTCGGTATTCAGTTCGCGCAAAAGCTTGGTTACAAAGTTGCGGCCATCGGACGCGGCTCCGAGAACTCGACGCTTGCGACGAAGCTCGGCGCTTCGATATATATCGATAGCGTCGCGAGCAACGCTGTCGAGGAGCTGCAAAAGCTCGGCGGCGCCCAAGTAATTCTCACGACCGCGCCGAGCGGCAAGGCGATGGCCGGGCTCGTCGACGGGCTGGGTCCCAATGGCGTGCTGCTGATCGTCGGTGCGTCGCCCGATTCGATCGACGTTTCGCCCAACCAGCTGATCTCCGGACGAAAGCGCGTCGCCGGGTGGGCCTCCGGCACTCCGGCGGACTCGGAGGACACGCTGGAGTTCTCCCAGATGACCGGCATTCGGCCGACGATCGAAACCTATCCGCTGGCGCGGGCTGCCGAGGCGTACGCGCGCACGATGAGCGGAAAGGCCAGGTTCCGCGTCGTTCTGACGACGTGA
- a CDS encoding fatty acid desaturase, whose product MSARLRAWTNRAGLWSIHIGALAAFLPGTFNWSGPIVAAVVLYLTGGLGIALCYHRTLTHRGLRMRKPLEYAFAILGALALQGDPITWVATHRKHHAHSDAAGDPHGRNVGFRWAHVRWLTEVNEAVPEQGEVLRYAPDLHAQKFYRLLQYLHLPLQIALAGLLFAFGGWTWVIWGIFVRLVVSYHATWLVNSAAHSLGYRTYLTADRSTNCWWVALISWGEGWHNNHHAFPYSARHGLRWFEFDPTWWNVKILALLSLADSVRIPTAKARRHRLETQA is encoded by the coding sequence GTGAGCGCCCGTCTTCGCGCGTGGACGAATCGCGCTGGGCTGTGGAGCATCCACATCGGCGCATTGGCGGCGTTCTTGCCGGGCACGTTTAATTGGAGCGGGCCGATCGTCGCCGCGGTTGTGCTGTACCTCACGGGCGGCCTCGGCATCGCGCTCTGCTACCACCGCACCCTGACGCATCGCGGACTACGCATGCGCAAACCGCTCGAGTACGCGTTTGCGATCCTTGGCGCGCTGGCGCTGCAGGGGGATCCCATCACCTGGGTCGCGACGCACCGCAAGCATCACGCGCATTCCGATGCCGCGGGCGATCCCCACGGGCGCAACGTGGGGTTCCGCTGGGCTCACGTTCGCTGGCTGACCGAAGTCAACGAAGCGGTTCCCGAGCAGGGCGAGGTTCTGCGATACGCACCCGATCTTCACGCGCAGAAATTCTACCGCTTGCTGCAATATCTCCACTTGCCGCTGCAGATCGCTCTTGCCGGATTGCTGTTCGCGTTCGGCGGCTGGACCTGGGTCATATGGGGCATCTTCGTTCGGCTGGTCGTCAGCTATCACGCAACGTGGCTGGTCAATAGCGCCGCACACTCGCTCGGATATCGAACGTATCTCACCGCCGACCGGTCGACGAACTGCTGGTGGGTCGCGCTGATCTCCTGGGGCGAGGGGTGGCATAACAACCACCACGCATTTCCGTACTCCGCACGTCACGGTTTACGCTGGTTCGAGTTCGATCCCACTTGGTGGAACGTGAAGATATTAGCGCTGCTGTCGCTCGCCGATTCCGTTCGAATCCCGACGGCAAAGGCTCGACGGCATCGTCTGGAAACCCAGGCGTGA
- a CDS encoding helix-turn-helix domain-containing protein, translating into METIKLPPLPTDATVYNQAACPSRLILDRIADKWTTLIMGILEQSEHRRFNELRRSIGGISQKMLTQTLRDLERDGLVKRTIYPEVPPRVEYELTELGRTLCGPLGSLTQWAHDHMNEVKEAQTRFDKRFAA; encoded by the coding sequence ATGGAAACTATTAAACTGCCGCCGCTTCCGACCGATGCCACCGTCTACAACCAAGCGGCTTGTCCTTCGCGGCTGATACTCGACCGGATCGCGGACAAATGGACGACTCTCATCATGGGCATCCTCGAGCAATCCGAGCACCGCCGCTTCAACGAACTGCGCCGCTCGATCGGCGGAATTTCACAGAAGATGCTCACCCAGACCCTGCGCGACCTCGAGCGCGACGGGCTGGTGAAGCGGACCATCTACCCGGAGGTTCCGCCCCGCGTCGAATATGAGTTAACCGAGCTCGGGCGCACCCTCTGCGGGCCGCTCGGCTCGCTCACCCAATGGGCGCACGACCACATGAACGAGGTCAAGGAAGCGCAAACGCGGTTCGATAAGCGCTTTGCCGCTTAG
- a CDS encoding HAD-IIB family hydrolase, which translates to MKRLIVFDLDGTLALSKAALDDEMASLLERLLAVIKVAIISGGDFPQFQKQVIDRIPAGSDFANLSLQPTSGTKFFRYDGQWTKLYSDDLTDEQKKKIDNALESAVAQTGFQPQQTWGERIEDRGTQITYSALGQQAPLDAKEKWDPDFAKRKAIKAILDTTIPEFSVRLGGTTSIDVTRPGIDKAYGIRKLRHVLEIPISEMLFIGDAVFPGGNDYPAVEAGADTIEVRDPNETKAVIQAIIACVS; encoded by the coding sequence ATGAAACGTCTTATCGTCTTCGATTTGGATGGTACCCTCGCGCTGAGCAAGGCGGCCCTGGACGACGAAATGGCCTCGCTGCTCGAACGTCTGCTCGCCGTGATTAAGGTTGCGATTATCTCCGGCGGCGACTTTCCGCAGTTCCAAAAACAGGTCATTGACCGTATCCCGGCCGGCAGCGATTTCGCGAACCTGTCGCTCCAGCCGACCTCGGGAACGAAGTTCTTTCGGTATGACGGGCAGTGGACCAAGCTCTACTCCGACGACCTCACGGACGAACAAAAGAAAAAGATCGACAATGCCCTCGAGAGCGCCGTCGCCCAGACCGGCTTTCAGCCGCAGCAGACCTGGGGCGAACGCATCGAGGATCGCGGAACTCAGATAACCTACTCGGCGCTCGGGCAGCAAGCGCCGCTCGATGCGAAGGAAAAATGGGATCCGGATTTCGCCAAGCGCAAAGCGATCAAGGCGATTCTCGATACGACGATCCCCGAGTTCTCGGTTCGGCTCGGCGGCACGACCTCGATCGACGTGACGCGGCCGGGCATCGACAAAGCCTACGGAATTCGCAAGCTGCGCCACGTGCTGGAAATCCCGATCTCCGAGATGCTCTTTATCGGCGACGCCGTCTTCCCCGGCGGAAACGACTACCCGGCCGTGGAGGCCGGCGCCGACACGATCGAAGTGCGCGACCCCAACGAAACCAAAGCCGTAATTCAGGCAATAATTGCCTGCGTCAGCTAG
- a CDS encoding DoxX family protein: MFHLAHLTDYGLLFLRLMVAATYADSGYNDLKDPDARARSIGLPKPLAMVIAVAELAGAAALIFGVLQQLAAIGLILIMLGAIQKKIFVWKTGFWGKGGLGWSYDLTLVSMLLVILFTDGGRFVLLR; encoded by the coding sequence ATGTTTCATCTCGCCCACCTGACCGACTACGGCCTGCTCTTTTTGAGATTGATGGTCGCGGCAACCTACGCCGACAGCGGCTACAATGATTTAAAGGATCCCGACGCCCGCGCGCGCAGCATCGGCCTGCCTAAGCCCCTGGCAATGGTCATAGCGGTCGCCGAACTTGCCGGCGCGGCCGCCCTGATTTTCGGGGTGCTGCAGCAACTTGCCGCGATCGGGCTGATCCTCATCATGTTGGGCGCGATTCAAAAGAAGATCTTCGTCTGGAAGACGGGCTTCTGGGGCAAGGGCGGCCTCGGCTGGTCCTACGACCTAACGCTGGTCTCGATGCTGCTCGTCATCCTCTTCACCGATGGAGGCCGCTTCGTTTTGCTGCGGTAG
- a CDS encoding DEAD/DEAH box helicase, with translation MRDSLQSPSAIFRVVVSCAHRKIGFHISTFSELPLDAAILRGIEDLAYVEATPIQSAAIPVALAGSDVFASAPTGSGKSAAFGIPLLQKLLERRTGRGSALILTPTRELAQQVALHLGQLAKHTSLRITPIYGGVAMGPQIKAVRRGADVVVATPGRLIDLMQRGEARLGDVEVLVLDEADRMLDMGFLPAVKRIVAKLPAGRQTLCFSATLDSAVLALARDFLRDPVRIDLAPSTKPVHTVTQWVYEVEPHKKTDLLVDLLKDGRVFNAIVFTRTKSRAERVAGALMRHRVDVERIHGDRSQAQRSRALEAFRKGRHRVLVATDIAARGIDVEDLGHVINYDVPAEPTDYVHRIGRTGRAQKAGDAITFVSRDEAASFARIERAIGTPLERSEHDFMEPAGARAPTVAPQLRRRTFQRRRRR, from the coding sequence GTGAGAGACTCCTTGCAGTCCCCAAGCGCGATCTTTCGAGTGGTCGTAAGTTGCGCCCACCGAAAGATAGGTTTCCACATCTCCACCTTTTCAGAACTTCCCCTTGATGCAGCGATACTTCGCGGCATCGAAGATCTTGCGTACGTAGAGGCCACGCCGATTCAGAGCGCGGCTATTCCCGTTGCTCTCGCCGGCAGCGACGTCTTCGCGAGCGCGCCGACCGGCAGCGGCAAATCCGCCGCTTTCGGGATTCCGCTTCTGCAAAAGCTGCTCGAGCGGCGAACCGGCCGCGGCTCGGCCCTGATTTTGACTCCGACTCGCGAGTTGGCCCAGCAAGTTGCACTGCACCTAGGGCAGTTGGCAAAGCACACAAGCTTACGCATCACGCCTATTTACGGCGGCGTGGCGATGGGGCCGCAAATAAAGGCCGTGCGCCGGGGCGCCGATGTCGTCGTCGCAACGCCCGGGCGGCTGATCGATTTGATGCAGCGCGGCGAAGCTCGTCTCGGCGACGTCGAAGTCCTCGTGCTCGACGAAGCAGACCGGATGCTCGATATGGGGTTCTTGCCGGCCGTGAAGCGCATCGTCGCCAAACTCCCAGCCGGCCGACAGACGCTGTGTTTCTCGGCGACTCTCGATAGCGCGGTGCTTGCGCTGGCACGCGACTTTCTCCGCGACCCCGTGCGCATCGACCTTGCGCCATCGACGAAGCCTGTGCATACGGTAACCCAGTGGGTCTACGAAGTGGAGCCGCACAAGAAAACCGATCTTCTCGTGGACCTGCTCAAAGATGGGCGCGTCTTCAATGCAATCGTCTTTACACGAACCAAATCGCGAGCCGAGCGAGTCGCCGGCGCGCTGATGCGGCACCGCGTCGATGTGGAGCGGATTCACGGCGATCGCTCGCAGGCGCAGCGCTCGCGTGCCCTCGAGGCCTTCAGAAAAGGGCGGCATCGTGTCTTAGTCGCCACCGACATCGCCGCGCGAGGGATCGACGTTGAGGATCTCGGACACGTCATAAACTACGACGTCCCCGCCGAGCCTACCGATTACGTTCATCGCATCGGACGCACGGGGCGGGCTCAAAAAGCGGGCGACGCGATTACGTTCGTTTCGCGCGACGAGGCAGCCTCGTTTGCGCGAATCGAACGCGCGATCGGCACGCCTCTCGAGCGCAGCGAGCACGACTTCATGGAGCCGGCGGGTGCTCGGGCGCCCACCGTTGCGCCCCAGCTGCGCCGCCGGACGTTCCAGCGCCGCCGGCGCCGGTAA
- a CDS encoding aldo/keto reductase — protein MSTSKTMQHERPAAASGSFLLGGDLPVVRLGFGAMRVTGHGIWGEPPDHGEAIAVLKAALDLGITLIDTADSYGPEVSERLIAEALYPYPRDLVIATKAGLLRPGPGEWVPDGRPQHLREAVDGSLKRLRLDTIDLLQLHRPDPKVPFAEQVGALVELQLKGKIRHIGLSNVDVKHLKAAREMATIVSVQNRYNLVDRESEDELEYCTSEEIGFIPWFPLATGDLAEPGGPLERIAGRLDVLPAQVAIAWLLAKSPVMLPIPGTSSVAHLEENAAAALLKLSAADCEELDSVSPSA, from the coding sequence ATGAGTACGTCAAAAACCATGCAGCACGAACGTCCGGCTGCGGCCAGTGGAAGCTTTTTACTCGGCGGCGACTTGCCCGTCGTGCGGCTGGGTTTCGGCGCGATGCGCGTCACCGGCCACGGCATCTGGGGTGAGCCGCCCGACCACGGCGAGGCGATCGCGGTTCTGAAGGCAGCGCTCGACTTGGGGATTACGCTGATCGACACCGCCGATTCGTACGGGCCCGAAGTTTCGGAGCGGTTGATCGCTGAGGCGCTCTATCCGTATCCGCGCGATCTCGTGATCGCAACCAAAGCCGGTCTATTGCGGCCGGGCCCGGGGGAGTGGGTGCCCGACGGACGGCCGCAGCACCTGCGCGAGGCGGTCGACGGCAGCCTCAAACGCTTGCGCCTCGATACGATCGATCTCTTGCAACTGCATCGTCCCGATCCGAAGGTGCCGTTCGCGGAGCAGGTCGGCGCGCTCGTCGAACTGCAACTCAAGGGAAAGATTCGCCACATCGGACTCTCCAACGTCGACGTCAAACACCTCAAGGCCGCGCGTGAGATGGCGACGATCGTCTCCGTGCAGAATCGCTACAATCTCGTAGACCGTGAATCGGAAGACGAACTCGAGTACTGCACTAGCGAAGAGATCGGATTCATCCCATGGTTTCCGCTGGCAACGGGCGATCTCGCCGAACCCGGCGGTCCGCTCGAACGCATCGCCGGGCGGCTCGACGTTCTGCCCGCTCAGGTTGCGATCGCGTGGCTGCTCGCGAAGTCACCGGTGATGCTGCCGATTCCCGGTACCTCGTCAGTCGCGCATTTGGAGGAAAACGCCGCGGCGGCGCTGCTCAAACTCAGCGCCGCAGACTGCGAAGAACTCGATAGCGTATCGCCCTCAGCGTAG
- a CDS encoding beta-propeller fold lactonase family protein: MQLNHLVVRLLGPLAIAAILTACSGLGRSGSIVPSTTPAESPANRVRSAHTTEFVYVTNSDAGTVSGYAVNANTGALKKVKGSPFRTGIDPHGVAADLDGRYVYVTNAHSSNVSAYVINAGSGALTPVKGSPFAAGSGPVAVTVDPSGRFLYVANAVSSNISAYTIDAGTGALKPVKRSPLETGPLPYAVTTDSVGDFAYVANALSDTLSAYTIDAYTGALAAVKGSPFKAGHFPRGVGVDLGYVYTANRASANVSGYKVNERSGALRPVKGSPFAAGTYPSAIAIDPSNGWVLVTSTGSDTVSVYADNAVTGTLTPVKGSPFRTGIEPEGIAIDFTGLFVYVTNNGTSTISAYKLNPISGTLTRVTGSPFKTGRSPQQAAVVLE, from the coding sequence ATGCAGTTAAATCACCTCGTCGTCCGGCTATTGGGTCCTTTGGCCATCGCGGCGATCTTGACCGCGTGCTCGGGCTTGGGACGTTCCGGGTCGATCGTACCTTCCACCACGCCGGCCGAATCGCCGGCGAACCGGGTACGGAGCGCGCACACTACTGAGTTCGTGTACGTCACCAATTCCGATGCCGGCACCGTTTCCGGCTACGCCGTTAACGCGAATACCGGCGCGTTAAAGAAGGTAAAGGGGTCGCCGTTTAGGACCGGCATCGATCCGCATGGAGTAGCGGCCGATCTGGACGGCCGGTATGTTTACGTGACCAACGCCCACTCCAGCAATGTGTCCGCCTACGTCATCAACGCGGGCAGCGGTGCGTTGACGCCGGTGAAGGGGTCACCGTTTGCGGCGGGCAGCGGGCCCGTAGCCGTGACGGTCGATCCGTCGGGCAGGTTCCTCTACGTCGCCAATGCAGTATCGAGCAATATTTCCGCCTACACGATCGATGCGGGCACCGGTGCTTTGAAGCCGGTCAAGCGGTCTCCGCTAGAGACAGGGCCGTTGCCGTACGCCGTCACCACCGATTCTGTGGGCGACTTCGCCTACGTTGCCAATGCTCTTTCCGACACGCTTTCCGCTTACACTATCGACGCGTATACCGGCGCCTTGGCGGCGGTGAAGGGCTCACCGTTCAAGGCGGGCCACTTCCCCCGTGGGGTGGGGGTCGATCTCGGATACGTCTACACGGCCAACCGTGCTTCCGCTAATGTCTCCGGCTACAAAGTCAACGAACGCAGCGGGGCCTTGCGGCCGGTGAAGGGATCGCCGTTTGCCGCCGGCACCTATCCGAGCGCGATTGCAATCGATCCGAGCAACGGGTGGGTCCTCGTGACCAGCACCGGCTCCGACACCGTCTCCGTTTACGCCGACAATGCGGTCACCGGCACGCTGACGCCGGTGAAGGGGTCGCCGTTTCGGACGGGCATCGAGCCGGAAGGAATAGCAATCGATTTCACCGGCCTCTTCGTGTATGTGACCAATAACGGAACGTCGACGATTTCCGCCTACAAACTCAACCCGATCAGCGGCACCTTGACCCGAGTAACCGGATCGCCTTTTAAAACGGGCCGCTCGCCGCAACAGGCGGCAGTCGTCCTCGAATAA
- a CDS encoding helix-turn-helix transcriptional regulator — translation MNSTLERRSELSDFLRTRRAKILPSDVGLADGARRRTPGLRREEVALLANIGATWYTRLEQGLPINVSAEVLDGISHALRLTSDERRHLFLLAGLAFTRAPLDEEHVSELVHRVLDGLDPLPAYVRGRRWDVLAFNRSFDALTDFSSAAGPARNLVWRIFLDPESRCRYGDPECTMRRTVAQFRAVAAKYPTDPRFAELIADLQTNSAEFRRLWAEHDVLGSTDGLKRFNHPEVGELILDHTTLELPGDGDIRMIVLTAAAGSDTEQKLKLLSGDLALR, via the coding sequence ATGAATTCGACTCTTGAGCGCCGCTCCGAGCTGAGCGACTTTCTGCGGACGCGGCGCGCAAAAATTCTCCCCTCCGACGTCGGACTCGCCGACGGCGCGCGTCGTCGCACGCCGGGTTTGAGGCGCGAGGAGGTCGCGCTGCTCGCCAACATCGGGGCGACCTGGTACACGCGGCTCGAACAGGGCCTGCCGATCAACGTCTCTGCGGAGGTGCTCGACGGCATTTCGCACGCGCTGCGCCTGACCTCAGACGAGCGCCGCCATCTCTTCCTTCTCGCAGGCCTTGCGTTTACGCGCGCGCCGCTAGACGAAGAGCACGTAAGTGAACTCGTTCACCGCGTACTCGACGGACTGGATCCTTTGCCGGCGTACGTGCGCGGACGGCGCTGGGACGTACTCGCGTTCAACAGGAGCTTCGATGCGCTCACCGATTTCTCCAGCGCCGCAGGGCCGGCACGCAACCTGGTGTGGCGCATCTTCCTCGATCCCGAATCGCGCTGCCGCTACGGCGATCCGGAATGCACCATGCGGCGAACCGTCGCGCAGTTTCGCGCCGTCGCCGCGAAGTATCCGACCGACCCCCGTTTCGCCGAACTGATCGCGGATTTACAAACGAACTCTGCGGAGTTTCGCCGGCTCTGGGCCGAGCACGATGTTCTCGGTTCGACCGATGGGCTCAAGCGCTTCAATCACCCCGAGGTGGGTGAGCTCATTCTCGATCATACGACGCTCGAGCTCCCCGGTGACGGCGATATTCGGATGATCGTTTTAACGGCTGCGGCGGGATCCGACACCGAGCAAAAACTGAAGCTGCTCAGCGGCGATTTGGCACTACGCTAA
- a CDS encoding TMEM175 family protein, producing the protein MKRFYTESDRLEAFSDGVIAVIITIMVLELRPPSSTSLSAVLDDWPTFAAYALSFTFVGIYWNNHHHMLRATRGIDGRAMWTNLYLLFWLSLVPFTTAWMGRNPTAKGPTAVYAVVLLMCAIAYSLLQQALLTVNGRDGPFAQAVKTDVKGYGSIVLYVLALTLAFFAPLASDIIFVVVAIIWFVPDRRFEPLIRVKDEPE; encoded by the coding sequence GTGAAGCGCTTTTACACCGAAAGCGATCGCCTCGAAGCTTTCAGCGACGGCGTCATCGCCGTCATCATCACGATCATGGTGCTCGAGCTTCGGCCGCCGAGCTCGACCAGTCTCTCGGCGGTGCTCGACGACTGGCCGACGTTTGCCGCGTATGCGCTGAGCTTTACGTTCGTGGGAATCTACTGGAACAATCACCACCACATGCTGCGCGCGACCCGTGGTATCGATGGACGGGCAATGTGGACGAACCTGTATCTCCTGTTCTGGCTCTCGCTCGTACCGTTCACTACGGCCTGGATGGGGCGCAATCCGACCGCGAAGGGGCCAACCGCCGTCTACGCGGTCGTCTTGTTGATGTGCGCCATCGCCTATAGCCTGCTTCAGCAGGCGCTGCTGACCGTCAACGGCCGTGACGGACCATTCGCCCAAGCCGTCAAGACGGACGTCAAGGGCTATGGCTCGATCGTGCTCTACGTACTCGCGCTGACGCTCGCGTTTTTCGCGCCGCTGGCCTCCGATATCATCTTCGTCGTCGTCGCGATCATCTGGTTCGTTCCCGACCGCCGCTTCGAGCCGCTGATCCGCGTCAAGGACGAGCCGGAGTAA
- a CDS encoding YceI family protein, whose translation MTTQLQEKSVYALDAAHTTVEFVVRHLMITKVRGRFTAFDGHVELAAGNDLPISVTATIDAGSIDTREEQRDGHLRSADFFDVEKYPKLSFESTRIDGTPDEFMIDGKLTIHGVTRDVTLAATFEGRMNDPWGGTRIGYSANTTINRKDYGLTWNAALETGGVVVGDEVRIELNVEAVLQQ comes from the coding sequence ATGACGACCCAACTGCAAGAAAAAAGCGTCTACGCCCTCGATGCCGCCCACACGACCGTCGAGTTCGTGGTTCGCCACCTGATGATCACGAAGGTTCGCGGCCGCTTCACCGCCTTCGACGGGCACGTCGAGTTGGCGGCGGGCAACGATCTTCCCATTTCAGTCACGGCGACGATCGACGCCGGCTCGATCGACACGCGCGAGGAGCAGCGCGATGGGCACCTGCGCTCCGCCGACTTTTTCGACGTGGAGAAGTACCCCAAGCTGAGCTTCGAGAGCACGCGCATCGACGGCACGCCCGACGAGTTTATGATCGACGGTAAGCTCACGATTCACGGTGTCACCCGCGACGTTACGCTCGCCGCTACGTTCGAGGGGCGTATGAACGATCCGTGGGGCGGAACGCGCATCGGCTATAGCGCGAACACGACAATCAATCGCAAGGACTACGGCTTGACCTGGAACGCCGCGCTCGAGACCGGCGGCGTGGTCGTCGGTGACGAGGTTCGCATCGAGCTCAACGTCGAGGCGGTCCTCCAGCAGTAG